The proteins below are encoded in one region of Microbacterium pygmaeum:
- a CDS encoding acyl-CoA carboxylase subunit beta: protein MPADKVERVTDQPDLSTTAGKITDLRARYQEAVLDAEKTAQDKQHAKGKGTARERIELLVDPGSFVEFDEYVRHRTTAFGMDRSRPYGDSVVTGVGTIHGRTVAVYSQDFSTFGGSLGEVAGEKIIKIMEFALRGGMPCIGILDSGGARIQEGVVALGKYGEIFRLNTQASGVIPQISIIMGPAAGGAVYSPALTDFVIMVDKTSQMFVTGPDVIKTVTGEDVGMEELGGAYTHNTRSGVAHYLAEDEDDAIDYARTLLGFLPDNNMAELPVYETGFEFETTDADRFLNTVVPDSPNQPYDIHQVISHIVDAGDFLEVQPLFAPNIVIGFGRVEGRTVGIIANQPSQMAGTLNIQAGEKASRFVRFCDAFSVPILTLVDVPGYLPGTDQEWEGVIRRGAKLLYAYAEATVPLVTVILRKAYGGAYIVMGSKQLGADVNLAWPTAEIAVMGGQGAVNILYRGEIKKAEEAGEDVAAVRTRLANEYTYDVASPFLAAERGELDGIIEPAQTRVSIAKALRALRGKRASLPPKKHGNIPL from the coding sequence ATGCCCGCCGATAAGGTGGAACGCGTGACCGATCAGCCCGACCTCTCCACCACCGCAGGCAAGATCACCGATCTGCGCGCGCGCTACCAGGAGGCCGTGCTCGACGCCGAGAAGACCGCCCAGGACAAGCAGCACGCGAAGGGCAAGGGCACGGCGCGCGAGCGCATCGAGCTGCTGGTCGACCCCGGCAGCTTCGTGGAATTCGACGAGTACGTCCGTCACCGCACCACCGCGTTCGGCATGGATCGCTCGCGGCCCTACGGCGACTCGGTCGTCACGGGCGTCGGCACGATCCACGGGCGGACGGTCGCCGTGTACTCGCAGGACTTCTCGACCTTCGGCGGATCGCTGGGCGAAGTGGCCGGCGAGAAGATCATCAAGATCATGGAGTTCGCACTGCGCGGCGGGATGCCGTGCATCGGCATCCTCGATTCGGGCGGCGCCCGCATCCAGGAGGGTGTGGTCGCCCTCGGCAAGTACGGCGAGATCTTCCGGCTGAACACGCAGGCCTCGGGCGTGATCCCGCAGATCTCGATCATCATGGGACCGGCCGCAGGTGGCGCCGTCTACTCTCCCGCGCTCACCGACTTCGTCATCATGGTCGACAAGACCAGCCAGATGTTCGTCACCGGGCCCGACGTCATCAAGACCGTCACCGGCGAGGACGTCGGCATGGAGGAGCTCGGCGGCGCGTACACGCACAACACCCGCTCCGGGGTCGCCCACTACCTCGCCGAAGACGAGGACGACGCGATCGACTACGCCCGGACGCTGCTCGGATTCCTCCCGGACAACAACATGGCGGAACTGCCGGTGTACGAGACCGGGTTCGAGTTCGAGACCACCGATGCCGACCGGTTCCTCAACACCGTTGTCCCCGACTCGCCCAACCAGCCCTACGACATCCATCAGGTCATCTCCCACATCGTCGACGCCGGAGACTTCCTCGAAGTCCAGCCGCTGTTCGCGCCGAACATCGTCATCGGGTTCGGCCGCGTCGAGGGCCGCACCGTCGGCATCATCGCGAACCAGCCCTCGCAGATGGCCGGAACGCTGAACATCCAGGCCGGCGAGAAGGCCAGTCGCTTCGTGCGGTTCTGCGACGCGTTCTCGGTGCCGATCCTCACCCTGGTCGACGTGCCGGGCTACCTGCCCGGCACGGACCAGGAATGGGAGGGCGTCATCCGCCGCGGCGCCAAGCTCCTGTACGCCTACGCCGAGGCCACCGTTCCCCTGGTCACGGTGATCCTGCGCAAGGCCTACGGCGGCGCGTACATCGTGATGGGCTCCAAACAGCTCGGGGCCGACGTGAACCTCGCGTGGCCGACCGCAGAGATCGCGGTCATGGGCGGCCAGGGCGCCGTGAACATCCTGTACCGGGGCGAGATCAAGAAGGCCGAAGAGGCCGGCGAAGACGTGGCCGCCGTGCGGACGCGCCTGGCGAACGAGTACACCTACGACGTGGCATCCCCCTTCCTGGCGGCCGAGCGCGGCGAACTGGACGGCATCATCGAGCCGGCCCAGACCCGCGTCTCGATCGCGAAGGCCCTGCGGGCGCTGCGCGGCAAGCGGGCCAGCCTGCCGCCGAAGAAGCACGGGAACATCCCACTGTGA
- a CDS encoding acetyl/propionyl/methylcrotonyl-CoA carboxylase subunit alpha has protein sequence MPHIAKVLIANRGEIAVRVIRAARDAGKLSVAVYADQDRDAMHARLADEAYALEGTTSADTYLSIDKILSVARRSGADAVHPGYGFLAENAAFARAVIEAGLIWIGPTPEAIEALGDKVTARHVAEKVGAPLAPGTPGPVDGADEVVAFAREFGLPIAIKAAYGGGGRGLKVAREFDEIPELFESATREAVSAFGRGECFVEKYLDKPRHVETQCLADSAGNVVVISTRDCSLQRRHQKLVEEAPAPFLSEEQNRTLYEASKAILREVGYIGAGTCEFLIGADGTISFLEVNTRLQVEHPVSEEVTGIDLVREQLRIAEGGLIDYADPAPVGHSIEFRVNGEDPGRGFLPQPGPIHVFKTFGGPGIRLDSGVTAGDTVSGAFDSLLGKIIVTGRDRAEALERARRALDEFEVAGLPTVLPFHRKVVRDPAFTAEDGVFGAYTRWIETEFVNDIPPWDGELEAPRPDEARHTVVVEVSGKRLEVSLPDRIVSSPGSAGRPAAVPPSRRSHASTAMAGASGDAVKSPMQATIVKIAVEEGQSVVKGDLVVVLEAMKMEQPIQAHKDGVIGSINADAGTTVPAGHQLLLIS, from the coding sequence ATGCCTCATATCGCGAAAGTTCTGATCGCCAATCGCGGCGAGATCGCCGTACGAGTCATCCGCGCCGCTCGCGACGCCGGCAAACTGTCGGTCGCCGTCTACGCCGACCAGGACCGCGACGCGATGCACGCGCGCCTCGCCGACGAGGCCTACGCGCTGGAGGGCACCACCAGCGCCGACACCTACCTCTCGATCGACAAGATCCTCTCCGTCGCCCGCCGCTCCGGCGCCGACGCCGTGCATCCGGGCTACGGATTCCTCGCCGAAAACGCCGCCTTCGCGCGCGCAGTGATCGAGGCGGGCCTGATCTGGATCGGTCCGACCCCCGAGGCGATCGAAGCCCTCGGCGATAAGGTCACCGCACGTCACGTGGCCGAGAAGGTCGGCGCTCCGCTTGCTCCGGGCACGCCTGGCCCGGTCGACGGCGCCGACGAGGTCGTCGCCTTCGCCCGCGAGTTCGGCCTGCCGATCGCGATCAAGGCCGCCTACGGCGGCGGCGGCCGCGGCCTGAAGGTCGCCCGCGAGTTCGACGAGATCCCCGAGCTGTTCGAGTCCGCCACCCGCGAAGCGGTCAGCGCGTTCGGCCGGGGCGAGTGCTTCGTCGAGAAGTACCTCGACAAGCCGCGCCATGTCGAGACGCAGTGCCTGGCCGATTCGGCCGGCAACGTCGTGGTCATCTCCACGCGCGACTGCTCGCTGCAGCGTCGTCACCAGAAGCTGGTCGAAGAGGCACCGGCGCCCTTCCTCAGCGAGGAGCAGAACCGCACCCTCTACGAGGCGTCCAAGGCGATCCTCCGCGAGGTCGGCTACATCGGCGCCGGGACGTGCGAGTTCCTGATCGGCGCCGACGGCACGATCTCGTTCCTCGAGGTCAACACGCGCCTGCAGGTGGAGCATCCGGTCTCCGAAGAGGTGACCGGGATCGATCTCGTGCGCGAACAGCTGCGCATCGCCGAAGGCGGGCTCATCGACTACGCCGATCCGGCGCCGGTCGGCCACTCGATCGAGTTCCGCGTCAACGGGGAGGACCCCGGTCGCGGATTCCTCCCCCAGCCCGGACCCATCCACGTCTTCAAGACGTTCGGCGGCCCCGGCATCCGACTGGATTCGGGTGTCACCGCGGGCGATACGGTCAGCGGGGCGTTCGACTCCCTCCTCGGGAAGATCATCGTCACCGGCCGCGACCGCGCCGAGGCGCTCGAGCGCGCGCGTCGCGCCCTGGACGAGTTCGAGGTCGCCGGCCTCCCGACGGTCCTCCCGTTCCACCGCAAGGTGGTGCGCGATCCGGCCTTCACCGCCGAGGACGGCGTCTTCGGCGCGTACACGCGCTGGATCGAGACCGAGTTCGTCAATGACATCCCGCCGTGGGACGGCGAACTGGAGGCCCCGCGCCCCGATGAGGCTCGCCACACCGTCGTCGTCGAGGTCAGCGGCAAGCGCCTCGAGGTGAGCCTGCCCGATCGCATCGTGAGCTCACCGGGGTCCGCCGGCAGGCCCGCAGCGGTGCCGCCCTCGCGGCGCTCGCACGCCTCGACCGCGATGGCCGGAGCATCCGGAGACGCGGTCAAGTCTCCGATGCAGGCGACCATCGTCAAGATCGCGGTGGAGGAGGGGCAGTCCGTCGTCAAGGGCGACCTGGTGGTCGTGCTCGAGGCGATGAAGATGGAGCAGCCCATCCAGGCGCACAAGGACGGCGTCATCGGGTCGATCAATGCGGATGCCGGGACCACGGTCCCCGCGGGTCACCAGCTGCTGCTGATCAGCTGA
- a CDS encoding sensor histidine kinase, producing MPVVTAPESTRVVLDRAWGHIPQTGETTAGLGSFTRLRIERIISLVVGSGSLVLGAQAFLTAIGQDQENPGWHLPLMVLVFAPLLAMIIACGIGRLYGILAGVFALSYLAALILWPFATAGLDADPASSPWIWYLVSVATVASVLSFPLPLQVAWTAAIPVIYGVVRLIQGGWGSEFWFSVALEVSFALILGGIVVTLGWVFRAAAANVDETRARAVDSYARAAAADAAEQERIAVAALMHDSVLAALIAAERADSPRERTLAVAMAREALTRLANTEQGAEEGSDEPREPGEIADEIERAALELGVTVIVERTIDPEAPAIPGRVARALVLAATQAIANAAQHAAGAGLEVSVHGSVTPPVLRIAVRDAGAGFDIDRVPHDRLGIRASIFARVAAVGGTSVIDSDHDGTTVRLEWTAAT from the coding sequence ATGCCGGTGGTAACGGCGCCTGAGAGCACGCGGGTCGTCCTCGACCGCGCGTGGGGCCACATCCCCCAGACCGGCGAGACCACCGCCGGACTCGGCTCGTTCACGCGGCTGCGCATCGAGCGCATCATCTCGCTGGTGGTCGGCTCCGGAAGCCTGGTCCTCGGTGCGCAGGCGTTCCTGACCGCGATCGGTCAGGACCAGGAGAACCCCGGCTGGCATCTTCCGCTCATGGTCCTGGTGTTCGCGCCCCTGCTGGCGATGATCATCGCCTGCGGCATCGGCCGTCTCTACGGCATCCTCGCCGGCGTTTTCGCCCTGTCGTACCTGGCGGCGCTGATCCTCTGGCCCTTCGCGACCGCCGGACTGGACGCCGACCCGGCGAGCTCGCCGTGGATCTGGTACCTGGTCTCGGTCGCCACCGTGGCCAGCGTCCTGTCCTTCCCCCTGCCCCTCCAAGTCGCCTGGACGGCTGCGATCCCCGTGATCTACGGCGTGGTCCGGCTGATCCAGGGGGGCTGGGGCAGCGAATTCTGGTTCTCCGTCGCCCTCGAGGTGTCCTTCGCCCTCATCCTCGGCGGGATCGTCGTGACCCTCGGGTGGGTGTTCCGTGCGGCAGCAGCCAACGTCGATGAGACGCGGGCGCGTGCGGTCGACTCGTACGCCCGGGCGGCGGCGGCCGACGCCGCGGAGCAGGAGCGCATCGCCGTGGCCGCGCTCATGCACGACAGCGTGCTGGCCGCGCTGATCGCCGCCGAACGCGCCGATTCGCCCCGCGAGCGGACGCTCGCCGTGGCGATGGCACGCGAGGCGCTCACCCGCCTGGCCAACACCGAGCAGGGTGCCGAGGAGGGCAGCGACGAACCGCGCGAACCCGGTGAGATCGCCGACGAGATCGAGCGCGCGGCTCTCGAGCTCGGCGTCACCGTGATCGTCGAGCGCACGATCGACCCGGAGGCGCCGGCCATTCCGGGCCGGGTCGCCCGCGCGCTGGTGCTCGCGGCCACGCAGGCCATCGCCAACGCGGCCCAGCACGCCGCCGGCGCCGGCCTCGAGGTCAGCGTCCACGGCAGCGTCACGCCGCCGGTACTGAGGATCGCCGTACGCGACGCGGGCGCCGGGTTCGACATCGACCGGGTCCCGCACGATCGCCTCGGCATCCGCGCCTCGATCTTCGCCCGCGTCGCGGCGGTCGGGGGCACGAGTGTGATCGACTCCGACCACGATGGCACGACCGTGCGCCTCGAGTGGACGGCGGCGACGTGA
- a CDS encoding acyl-CoA carboxylase subunit epsilon yields the protein MSGGAADEHTVDLTVDVQRGTPIAEELAALIAVVTEAYADESAQATVDETSGRSAWSVSQRALRQPLRRDIGWGRFG from the coding sequence ATGAGCGGCGGGGCAGCGGACGAGCACACCGTCGACCTCACCGTCGACGTGCAGCGCGGGACGCCCATTGCGGAGGAACTCGCCGCGCTGATCGCCGTCGTCACCGAGGCGTACGCCGACGAGAGCGCTCAGGCGACGGTCGATGAGACATCGGGACGCTCGGCATGGTCGGTGTCGCAGCGTGCGCTCCGACAGCCTCTCCGCCGCGACATCGGGTGGGGCCGGTTCGGCTGA
- a CDS encoding Maf family protein produces the protein MQVCLASTSPARLMLLRQAGIEPVTRSPDVDEEAVIAEVERVEARTLSADEHVLLLARRKAADVAQRIAGTDPDFAGLVVGGDSMFELNGRILGKPHTPDAAIARWRDMRGRTGVLHSGHSVFLVRSGCVVDERFAVAEASVRFAADVTDAEIDAYVASGEPLEVAGAFTIDSLGGAFIDRVEGDPSTVVGMSLSTVRRLAGELGVAWTDLWNRA, from the coding sequence ATGCAGGTCTGCCTCGCCTCCACCTCTCCCGCACGCCTGATGCTGCTGCGCCAGGCCGGCATCGAGCCGGTGACCCGATCGCCGGACGTCGACGAGGAGGCCGTGATCGCCGAGGTCGAGCGGGTCGAGGCTCGCACGCTGAGCGCCGACGAGCATGTCCTGCTGCTCGCCCGACGCAAGGCCGCCGACGTCGCGCAACGGATCGCCGGGACCGATCCGGACTTCGCTGGTCTCGTCGTCGGCGGAGACTCGATGTTCGAACTGAACGGCCGGATCCTGGGCAAGCCCCACACCCCGGACGCGGCGATCGCGCGCTGGCGGGACATGCGCGGCCGCACGGGTGTGCTGCACTCCGGGCACAGCGTGTTCCTCGTCCGCTCCGGCTGCGTCGTGGACGAACGGTTCGCGGTGGCCGAGGCATCCGTCCGCTTCGCCGCCGACGTGACGGACGCGGAGATCGACGCGTACGTGGCATCCGGGGAGCCGCTGGAAGTGGCGGGAGCATTCACGATCGACAGCCTCGGCGGCGCGTTCATCGACCGGGTCGAGGGCGACCCGTCGACGGTGGTGGGGATGTCGCTGTCCACGGTGCGTCGCCTGGCCGGCGAACTGGGCGTCGCCTGGACCGACCTGTGGAACCGCGCCTGA
- a CDS encoding class I SAM-dependent RNA methyltransferase, producing MDASTRSATGGSGSATGGSGSAAPEPGAEIDLDITTVAHGGVFVGRHGAPAVDGRGGRVVFVPVAIPGERVRVRLSDVGKTSFWRGEVLEVLDQSPHRQPHVWRQADVGVAPERRPGGADFGHIRLAHQRELKLQVLGEALQRFGGIQLPLDIAAAGPDETDDGTGWRTRVGLHVDADGRVGPFAARSHTVIEVEDYPLSTDAVAQASLRAGGAGPGRIDLVQAADGGVRVIARSDSAKTAPPEAREVIRERVGEREFRVDAGGFWQVHRLAATALDAAVRGAIAGLGETGTPLDADAWHLDLYGGVGLFAAAIADLGGVRVTTVESDPRATEHAGENLAEWVGARAETSRVDRYLTRLNAEATPRERDRLAQGLVVLDPPRAGAGADVVRGVAALGPSAVVYVACDPVALARDVGTFREEGYELRTVRALDLFPNSHHVEAVATFVR from the coding sequence ATGGATGCTTCGACACGCTCAGCAACCGGTGGCTCCGGCTCAGCAACCGGGGGCTCCGGTTCAGCGGCACCGGAACCGGGCGCCGAGATCGACCTCGACATCACGACCGTCGCGCACGGCGGCGTCTTCGTCGGCCGTCACGGCGCGCCGGCCGTCGACGGTCGTGGGGGCAGGGTCGTGTTCGTCCCCGTTGCGATCCCCGGCGAGCGGGTGCGGGTGCGCCTGAGCGATGTGGGCAAGACGTCGTTCTGGCGCGGCGAGGTGCTCGAGGTCCTCGACCAGTCTCCGCACCGTCAGCCGCACGTGTGGCGACAGGCGGACGTGGGCGTCGCACCCGAGCGGCGACCCGGAGGCGCGGACTTCGGCCACATCCGCCTCGCGCACCAGCGCGAGCTGAAGCTGCAGGTCCTCGGCGAGGCGCTGCAGCGATTCGGCGGCATCCAGCTGCCCCTGGACATCGCGGCGGCGGGTCCCGATGAGACAGACGACGGCACCGGCTGGCGCACGCGTGTCGGACTGCACGTCGACGCCGACGGCCGGGTCGGTCCGTTCGCGGCCCGCAGCCACACGGTGATCGAGGTCGAGGACTACCCGCTGTCCACGGACGCCGTCGCGCAGGCGAGTCTCCGCGCCGGCGGTGCAGGGCCGGGCCGGATCGATCTCGTACAGGCCGCCGACGGCGGGGTGCGGGTGATCGCGCGCTCCGACTCGGCCAAGACCGCCCCGCCGGAGGCACGCGAAGTGATCCGCGAGCGTGTCGGCGAGCGCGAGTTCCGCGTCGACGCGGGCGGCTTCTGGCAGGTCCACCGCCTCGCCGCGACCGCCCTGGACGCCGCCGTGCGCGGCGCGATCGCCGGCCTCGGCGAGACCGGCACGCCCCTGGATGCCGATGCCTGGCACCTGGACCTCTACGGCGGAGTGGGGCTCTTCGCCGCCGCGATCGCCGATCTCGGCGGGGTCCGGGTCACCACCGTCGAGTCCGATCCGCGAGCCACCGAGCACGCGGGCGAGAACCTCGCCGAATGGGTGGGCGCCCGCGCCGAGACCAGCCGCGTCGACCGCTACCTCACCCGGCTGAACGCCGAAGCCACGCCCCGCGAGCGCGACCGACTCGCCCAGGGGCTGGTCGTGCTGGATCCGCCGCGGGCGGGCGCCGGCGCCGACGTGGTGCGCGGGGTCGCCGCTCTCGGCCCATCGGCGGTCGTCTACGTCGCCTGCGATCCGGTCGCCCTGGCCCGTGACGTGGGCACGTTCCGGGAGGAGGGGTACGAGCTGCGGACGGTACGCGCCCTGGACCTGTTCCCCAACTCGCATCACGTCGAAGCCGTCGCGACCTTCGTCCGATGA
- a CDS encoding response regulator transcription factor has product MTRVALIDDHESVRLGLEAACARARKDVVFSGSNVAAYVNWRIASNAAPADVVVLDLTLGDGTTVTENVRRIVLDGSSVIIHSVADRPAAVREALSAGAAGVVSKASRIDDVIVAIRTVANGEPLNNVEWASAVEGDRAFADAQLSARERDVLRLYAAGLPLKVVADRLGVAYSTAKENITRVRVKYVEVGRPAPTKVDLLRRAMEDGILARPATEVDAGGNGA; this is encoded by the coding sequence ATGACACGGGTGGCGCTGATCGATGATCACGAGTCCGTGCGTCTCGGGCTGGAAGCGGCGTGCGCGCGTGCGCGCAAAGACGTCGTCTTCTCCGGGAGCAACGTCGCCGCCTATGTGAACTGGCGCATCGCGAGCAATGCGGCGCCCGCCGACGTCGTCGTGCTGGATCTCACCCTCGGCGACGGCACCACCGTCACTGAGAACGTCCGGCGCATCGTGCTGGATGGCTCCAGCGTGATCATCCACAGCGTCGCCGATCGGCCGGCCGCCGTCCGCGAAGCGCTGTCGGCCGGTGCTGCCGGAGTGGTGAGCAAGGCCTCGCGCATCGACGACGTCATCGTCGCCATCCGCACCGTCGCCAATGGAGAGCCGCTCAACAACGTCGAATGGGCCAGCGCAGTCGAGGGCGACCGCGCCTTCGCCGACGCGCAGCTGTCGGCCCGTGAGCGGGACGTGCTGCGCCTGTACGCCGCGGGACTTCCGCTGAAGGTCGTCGCCGACCGACTCGGCGTCGCCTATTCGACGGCCAAGGAGAACATCACCAGGGTGCGCGTCAAGTACGTCGAGGTGGGCAGACCCGCGCCGACCAAGGTCGACCTGCTGCGCCGCGCGATGGAGGACGGCATCCTCGCCCGCCCGGCGACGGAAGTGGATGCCGGTGGTAACGGCGCCTGA